The DNA window TGACGATGGCGGGTTCTCGGGCGGGAACGTGGACCGCCCAGGCCTTCAGGCTCTACTTCGAGATATTGAAGCTGGCGAAGTAGACATTGTGGTTGTTTACAAGATTGACCGGCTCACCCGTAGCCTCACGGATTTCTCTCGTATCGTCGAAACTTTCGAGAAGGCCGACTGCAGTTTCGTCTCAGTGACCCAGTCGTTCAACACCACCTCCTCCATGGGCAGGTTGATGCTCAACGTGCTGCTGTCATTTGCCCAGTTCGAGCGCGAGGTTACCGGAGAGCGCATTCGCGACAAGATTGCAGCATCCAAAGCGAAGGGCATGTGGATGGGCGGCAACTTACCTCTTGGGTACGACCGGCCCAAAGAAGGGATGCACAAACTGCTGGTCAATGAGATGGAAGCGCAACACGTGCGCGAGATCTTCGCGCTTTATCTCGAGCTTGGATCGGTTCACGCGCTTGAGCGCGAGCTTGCTGAGCGGCGTATCCATTCCAAACGCCGCGAAACTCTCAAAGGCAAAATTGTTGGCGGGACGCTGTTTAGCAGGGGCGCTCTGTTTCACCTTCTTCGCAACCAGATCTATCTCGGTCGCATAGTGCATAAAGACGAGAGTTTTGAAGGCGAGCATGATGCCATTGTTGATCAGCAGCTATTCGATCAAGTTCAGGCAGAGCTTGATTCCCAAAAGCGCAGGCATACCGCAGCAGCGGATCAGCGCGGTGCCACCGCGCCGCTGACCGGCAAGCTATTTGATGCTTTGTGTCACCCGATGACCCCAACGATTTCATACGGCAAGACTGGCCGAAAATATCGATACTATGTCTCGGCCCCGCTTCAGCAGGGCCGCGCGGCAGCATCAGGTAAAAAGATCCAGCGGCTTTCGGCGCCAGCTATTGAAAGCGTAGTCGCAGAAGCTGTTGGGCGTTGGGTTCCAAAAACAGCGGATGTCTTTTCACTGGTTCGCTCGGTTAGCCTTGGCGACCAAGGTCTCCATATTACGGTAGATGCGGATCAGGCTGGGCACTTCTCCAGCATGCTTCACGAAATCGAGAAGATTACTGACCGCCACAGCGGTCAGGTCACCATTCTCCTGCCGCTCGCCTTACCGCTTCGCGGAGGCAGACGGCACATCGTTCCAGCCAGCAGGCGCAGCGCACGGCCTGATCCGGTCCTCATTATGGCGCTGCGCAAAGCACATGCGATGGCCGCATTCAAGAAGGGGTTACCGCTTG is part of the Pontixanthobacter gangjinensis genome and encodes:
- a CDS encoding recombinase family protein codes for the protein MSETKKRCAIYTRKSSEEGLDQSFNSLDAQREACEAYVLSQTSEGWSALPTLYDDGGFSGGNVDRPGLQALLRDIEAGEVDIVVVYKIDRLTRSLTDFSRIVETFEKADCSFVSVTQSFNTTSSMGRLMLNVLLSFAQFEREVTGERIRDKIAASKAKGMWMGGNLPLGYDRPKEGMHKLLVNEMEAQHVREIFALYLELGSVHALERELAERRIHSKRRETLKGKIVGGTLFSRGALFHLLRNQIYLGRIVHKDESFEGEHDAIVDQQLFDQVQAELDSQKRRHTAAADQRGATAPLTGKLFDALCHPMTPTISYGKTGRKYRYYVSAPLQQGRAAASGKKIQRLSAPAIESVVAEAVGRWVPKTADVFSLVRSVSLGDQGLHITVDADQAGHFSSMLHEIEKITDRHSGQVTILLPLALPLRGGRRHIVPASRRSARPDPVLIMALRKAHAMAAFKKGLPLVPVAPASPYDRSILRLAFLAPDIQQDILDGHQPASFNLQILKKIDIPLCWSKQRIALGFGDNRFPCSAD